The following proteins are co-located in the Castor canadensis chromosome 5, mCasCan1.hap1v2, whole genome shotgun sequence genome:
- the Znf512b gene encoding zinc finger protein 512B isoform X2 has translation MTDPFCVGGGRRLQSSSKSAPGKGGSRKEVRLPMLQDPLKLGMPVAHSGQTVPGQAPLCFDPGSPASDRTEGKKKGRPKAENQALRDIPLSLMNQWKDEFKAHSRVKCPNSGCWLEFPSIYGLKYHYQRCQGGAISDRLAFPCPFCEAAFTSKTQLEKHRIWNHMDRPLPAPKPGPVNRPVTISRPVGVSKPIGVSKPVTIGKPVGVSKPIGISKPVTVSRPVPVTKPVPVTRPMPVTKPVTVSRPVPVTRPVPVTKPIPVTKPVPVTKPMPVTKLVTVTKPVPVTKPVPVSRPIVVSKPVPVSRPVAISRHTPPCKMILLTKSENKAPRAAGKSSGKKRAADGLDTCPILPKQARPENGEYGPSTMGQSATFQLSTDPSNSSLLPGSRPSVGKEMLRPTSHMSLPEEDPERTKHRRKQKTPKKFTGEQPSISGTFGLKGLAKAEDKARVHRSKKQEGPVPEDVRKKVLATTTTVCKEVVNPAAYPAPGGPEEQWQRAIHERGEAICPTCNVVTRKTLVGLKKHMEVCQKLQEALKCQHCRKQFKSKAGLNYHTMAEHSAKPTDAEASERGEQEERERLRKVLKQMGRLRCPQEGCGAAFSSLMGYQYHQRRCGKPPCEIDSPSFPCAHCGKTYRSKAGHDYHVRSEHTVPPSEESTDKTPEAEDLLGVERTPSGRIRRTSAQVAVFHLQEIAEDELAHDWTKRRMKDDLVPETARLNYTRPGLPTLNPQLLEAWKNEVKEKGHVNCPNDCCEAIYSSVSGLKAHLASCSKGDHLVGKYRCLLCPKEFSSESGVKYHILKTHAENWFRTSTDPPPRHKGQDSLMPRREKKSLAGGKKRGRKPKERSPEESVSKLTPRRDDWTPGARDKGARGCTGRKAGAGKAPEK, from the exons ATGACTGACCCCTTCTGTGTTGGAGGAGGCCGCCGGCTCCAGAGTTCCAGCAAGAGTGCACCTGGGAAGGGTGGCAGCCGGAAAGAGGTTCGACTTCCCATGCTGCAGGACCCACTGAAGCTGG GGATGCCGGTGGCCCACAGTGGACAGACAGTGCCTGGCCAGGCCCCACTCTGCTTTGACCCTGGAAGTCCAGCCAGTGACAggacagaagggaagaaaaaggggCGGCCGAAGGCTGAGAACCAGGCCCTCCGAGACATTCCC CTCTCCTTGATGAACCAGTGGAAAGATGAATTCAAGGCACACTCAAGGGTGAAGTGTCCAAACTCAGGGTGCTGGCTGGAGTTCCCCAGCATCTACGGGCTCAAGTACCATTACCAGCGGTGCCAAGGG GGCGCCATTTCAGATAGGCTGGCCTTTCCTTGCCCTTTCTGCGAGGCCGCATTCACCTCCAAGACCCAGCTGGAGAAGCACCGGATTTGGAATCACATGGACCGTCCCCTGCCTGCCCCCAAGCCTGGTCCAGTCAACAGGCCGGTTACCATCAGCCGGCCTGTTGGGGTCAGCAAGCCCATTGGAGTAAGCAAACCTGTCACAATTGGCAAGCCAGTGGGAGTCAGCAAGCCCATTGGCATCAGCAAGCCAGTCACAGTCAGCAGACCTGTGCCGGTCACCAAGCCTGTGCCGGTTACTAGACCCATGCCGGTCACCAAGCCTGTTACAGTCAGCAGACCTGTGCCAGTCACTAGGCCTGTGCCAGTCACCAAGCCCATCCCAGTCACCAAACCTGTGCCAGTCACCAAGCCCATGCCAGTCACAAAacttgtgacagttacaaaaccTGTGCCGGTCACCAAGCCAGTGCCGGTCAGCAGGCCAATTGTGGTCAGCAAGCCAGTGCCGGTCAGCAGGCCCGTTGCCATCAGCAGACACACACCGCCCTGCAAAATGATACTACTGACCAAGTCTGAGAACAAAGCGCCTCGTGCTGCAGGGAAGAGCAGCGGTAAGAAAAG GGCTGCAGATGGCCTGGACACTTGTCCCATCTTGCCCAAGCAGGCGAGGCCAGAGAATGGAGAGTATGGCCCATCTACCATGGGCCAGAGCGCAACCTTCCAGCTGAGTACAGATCCCAGCAACAGCTCCCTGCTGCCAGGCAGCAGGCCCTCAGTGGGCAAGGAGATGCTGCGCCCTACAAGTCATATGTCCCTACCTGAGGAGGACCCAGAGCGTACAAAGCACA gaaggaaacagaaaacacccAAGAAGTTTACAGGGGAGCAGCCATCCATCTCAGGGACATTTGGGCTAAAAG GCCTGGCCAAAGCGGAGGACAAGGCCCGAGTTCACCGCTCCAAGAAGCAGGAAGGGCCAGTCCCGGAGGATGTGCGGAAGAAGGTGCTGGCCACTACCACCACTGTCTGCAAAGAGGTGGTGAATCCTGCAGCCTATCCAGCCCCAG GTGGCCCTGAGGAGCAGTGGCAGCGAGCTATCCATGAACGGGGGGAGGCTATCTGCCCCACCTGCAATGTGGTTACCCGGAAGACTCTTGTGGGGCTCAAGAAGCACATGGAGGTGTGTCAGAAG CTGCAGGAGGCGCTCAAGTGCCAGCATTGCCGAAAGCAGTtcaagtccaaggctggcctcaactaCCACACCATGGCAGAGCACAGTGCCAAG CCCACTGATGCTGAGGCCTCTGAGAGAGGGGAGCAGGAGGAGCGAGAGCGGCTACGCAAGGTGCTGAAGCAGATGGGGCGGCTGCGCTGCCCCCAAGAG GGCTGTGGGGCTGCTTTCTCCAGCCTCATGGGCTATCAGTACCACCAGCGGCGCTGCGGGAAGCCACCCTGTGAAATAGACAGCCCCTCCTTTCCCTGTGCCCACTGCGGTAAGACTTACCGTTCCAAGGCTGGCCATGACTACCATGTGCGCTCAGAGCACACAGTCCCG ccCTCCGAGGAGTCCACAGACAAGACCCCCGAAGCTGAGGACCTGCTGGGTGTGGAGCGGACCCCAAGTGGTCGCATTCGCCGCACATCGGCCCAGGTTGCTGTGTTCCACCTACAGGAGATCGCGGAGGACGAGCTGGCCCACGACTGGACCAAGCGGCGCATGAAGGATGACCTTGTGCCTGAGACTGCACGG CTCAACTACACTCGGCCAGGCCTCCCAACGCTCAACCCCCAGCTGCTGGAGGCATGGAAGAATGAAGTCAAGGAGAAGGGCCACGTGAACTGTCCCAATGAT TGCTGCGAAGCCATCTACTCCAGTGTGTCTGGCCTCAAAGCCCATCTTGCCAGCTGCAGCAAG GGGGACCACCTGGTGGGGAAGTACCGCTGCCTGCTATGCCCCAAAGAATTCAGCTCTGAAAGCGGCGTTAAATACCATATCCTCAAGACCCACGCGGAG AATTGGTTCCGGACCTCAACTGACCCACCACCCAGACATAAGGGCCAGGACTCCTTGATGcccaggagagagaagaaaagtctGGCAGGCGGGAAGAAGCGGGGCCGCAAGCCAAAGGAACGGTCCCCTGAGGAGTCTGTGTCCAAGCTAACCCCCCGTCGGGATGACTGGACCCCAGGAGCCAGAGACAAGGGGGCTCGGGGTTGTACTGGGCGGAAGGCTGGAGCCGGAAAGGCACCTGAAAAGTGA
- the Znf512b gene encoding zinc finger protein 512B isoform X1: MTDPFCVGGGRRLQSSSKSAPGKGGSRKEVRLPMLQDPLKLGMPVAHSGQTVPGQAPLCFDPGSPASDRTEGKKKGRPKAENQALRDIPLSLMNQWKDEFKAHSRVKCPNSGCWLEFPSIYGLKYHYQRCQGVRGCGSGKRRPGGASGQRPPGPRPTPALPAQGAISDRLAFPCPFCEAAFTSKTQLEKHRIWNHMDRPLPAPKPGPVNRPVTISRPVGVSKPIGVSKPVTIGKPVGVSKPIGISKPVTVSRPVPVTKPVPVTRPMPVTKPVTVSRPVPVTRPVPVTKPIPVTKPVPVTKPMPVTKLVTVTKPVPVTKPVPVSRPIVVSKPVPVSRPVAISRHTPPCKMILLTKSENKAPRAAGKSSGKKRAADGLDTCPILPKQARPENGEYGPSTMGQSATFQLSTDPSNSSLLPGSRPSVGKEMLRPTSHMSLPEEDPERTKHRRKQKTPKKFTGEQPSISGTFGLKGLAKAEDKARVHRSKKQEGPVPEDVRKKVLATTTTVCKEVVNPAAYPAPGGPEEQWQRAIHERGEAICPTCNVVTRKTLVGLKKHMEVCQKLQEALKCQHCRKQFKSKAGLNYHTMAEHSAKPTDAEASERGEQEERERLRKVLKQMGRLRCPQEGCGAAFSSLMGYQYHQRRCGKPPCEIDSPSFPCAHCGKTYRSKAGHDYHVRSEHTVPPSEESTDKTPEAEDLLGVERTPSGRIRRTSAQVAVFHLQEIAEDELAHDWTKRRMKDDLVPETARLNYTRPGLPTLNPQLLEAWKNEVKEKGHVNCPNDCCEAIYSSVSGLKAHLASCSKGDHLVGKYRCLLCPKEFSSESGVKYHILKTHAENWFRTSTDPPPRHKGQDSLMPRREKKSLAGGKKRGRKPKERSPEESVSKLTPRRDDWTPGARDKGARGCTGRKAGAGKAPEK; this comes from the exons ATGACTGACCCCTTCTGTGTTGGAGGAGGCCGCCGGCTCCAGAGTTCCAGCAAGAGTGCACCTGGGAAGGGTGGCAGCCGGAAAGAGGTTCGACTTCCCATGCTGCAGGACCCACTGAAGCTGG GGATGCCGGTGGCCCACAGTGGACAGACAGTGCCTGGCCAGGCCCCACTCTGCTTTGACCCTGGAAGTCCAGCCAGTGACAggacagaagggaagaaaaaggggCGGCCGAAGGCTGAGAACCAGGCCCTCCGAGACATTCCC CTCTCCTTGATGAACCAGTGGAAAGATGAATTCAAGGCACACTCAAGGGTGAAGTGTCCAAACTCAGGGTGCTGGCTGGAGTTCCCCAGCATCTACGGGCTCAAGTACCATTACCAGCGGTGCCAAGGGGTAAGGGGCTGCGGGTCAGGGAAGAGGAGGCCTGGGGGTGCATCTGGGCAGAGGCCCCCGGGGCCCCGTCCCACACCTGCCCTCCCTGCCCAGGGCGCCATTTCAGATAGGCTGGCCTTTCCTTGCCCTTTCTGCGAGGCCGCATTCACCTCCAAGACCCAGCTGGAGAAGCACCGGATTTGGAATCACATGGACCGTCCCCTGCCTGCCCCCAAGCCTGGTCCAGTCAACAGGCCGGTTACCATCAGCCGGCCTGTTGGGGTCAGCAAGCCCATTGGAGTAAGCAAACCTGTCACAATTGGCAAGCCAGTGGGAGTCAGCAAGCCCATTGGCATCAGCAAGCCAGTCACAGTCAGCAGACCTGTGCCGGTCACCAAGCCTGTGCCGGTTACTAGACCCATGCCGGTCACCAAGCCTGTTACAGTCAGCAGACCTGTGCCAGTCACTAGGCCTGTGCCAGTCACCAAGCCCATCCCAGTCACCAAACCTGTGCCAGTCACCAAGCCCATGCCAGTCACAAAacttgtgacagttacaaaaccTGTGCCGGTCACCAAGCCAGTGCCGGTCAGCAGGCCAATTGTGGTCAGCAAGCCAGTGCCGGTCAGCAGGCCCGTTGCCATCAGCAGACACACACCGCCCTGCAAAATGATACTACTGACCAAGTCTGAGAACAAAGCGCCTCGTGCTGCAGGGAAGAGCAGCGGTAAGAAAAG GGCTGCAGATGGCCTGGACACTTGTCCCATCTTGCCCAAGCAGGCGAGGCCAGAGAATGGAGAGTATGGCCCATCTACCATGGGCCAGAGCGCAACCTTCCAGCTGAGTACAGATCCCAGCAACAGCTCCCTGCTGCCAGGCAGCAGGCCCTCAGTGGGCAAGGAGATGCTGCGCCCTACAAGTCATATGTCCCTACCTGAGGAGGACCCAGAGCGTACAAAGCACA gaaggaaacagaaaacacccAAGAAGTTTACAGGGGAGCAGCCATCCATCTCAGGGACATTTGGGCTAAAAG GCCTGGCCAAAGCGGAGGACAAGGCCCGAGTTCACCGCTCCAAGAAGCAGGAAGGGCCAGTCCCGGAGGATGTGCGGAAGAAGGTGCTGGCCACTACCACCACTGTCTGCAAAGAGGTGGTGAATCCTGCAGCCTATCCAGCCCCAG GTGGCCCTGAGGAGCAGTGGCAGCGAGCTATCCATGAACGGGGGGAGGCTATCTGCCCCACCTGCAATGTGGTTACCCGGAAGACTCTTGTGGGGCTCAAGAAGCACATGGAGGTGTGTCAGAAG CTGCAGGAGGCGCTCAAGTGCCAGCATTGCCGAAAGCAGTtcaagtccaaggctggcctcaactaCCACACCATGGCAGAGCACAGTGCCAAG CCCACTGATGCTGAGGCCTCTGAGAGAGGGGAGCAGGAGGAGCGAGAGCGGCTACGCAAGGTGCTGAAGCAGATGGGGCGGCTGCGCTGCCCCCAAGAG GGCTGTGGGGCTGCTTTCTCCAGCCTCATGGGCTATCAGTACCACCAGCGGCGCTGCGGGAAGCCACCCTGTGAAATAGACAGCCCCTCCTTTCCCTGTGCCCACTGCGGTAAGACTTACCGTTCCAAGGCTGGCCATGACTACCATGTGCGCTCAGAGCACACAGTCCCG ccCTCCGAGGAGTCCACAGACAAGACCCCCGAAGCTGAGGACCTGCTGGGTGTGGAGCGGACCCCAAGTGGTCGCATTCGCCGCACATCGGCCCAGGTTGCTGTGTTCCACCTACAGGAGATCGCGGAGGACGAGCTGGCCCACGACTGGACCAAGCGGCGCATGAAGGATGACCTTGTGCCTGAGACTGCACGG CTCAACTACACTCGGCCAGGCCTCCCAACGCTCAACCCCCAGCTGCTGGAGGCATGGAAGAATGAAGTCAAGGAGAAGGGCCACGTGAACTGTCCCAATGAT TGCTGCGAAGCCATCTACTCCAGTGTGTCTGGCCTCAAAGCCCATCTTGCCAGCTGCAGCAAG GGGGACCACCTGGTGGGGAAGTACCGCTGCCTGCTATGCCCCAAAGAATTCAGCTCTGAAAGCGGCGTTAAATACCATATCCTCAAGACCCACGCGGAG AATTGGTTCCGGACCTCAACTGACCCACCACCCAGACATAAGGGCCAGGACTCCTTGATGcccaggagagagaagaaaagtctGGCAGGCGGGAAGAAGCGGGGCCGCAAGCCAAAGGAACGGTCCCCTGAGGAGTCTGTGTCCAAGCTAACCCCCCGTCGGGATGACTGGACCCCAGGAGCCAGAGACAAGGGGGCTCGGGGTTGTACTGGGCGGAAGGCTGGAGCCGGAAAGGCACCTGAAAAGTGA
- the Znf512b gene encoding zinc finger protein 512B isoform X5, translating to MNQWKDEFKAHSRVKCPNSGCWLEFPSIYGLKYHYQRCQGGAISDRLAFPCPFCEAAFTSKTQLEKHRIWNHMDRPLPAPKPGPVNRPVTISRPVGVSKPIGVSKPVTIGKPVGVSKPIGISKPVTVSRPVPVTKPVPVTRPMPVTKPVTVSRPVPVTRPVPVTKPIPVTKPVPVTKPMPVTKLVTVTKPVPVTKPVPVSRPIVVSKPVPVSRPVAISRHTPPCKMILLTKSENKAPRAAGKSSGKKRAADGLDTCPILPKQARPENGEYGPSTMGQSATFQLSTDPSNSSLLPGSRPSVGKEMLRPTSHMSLPEEDPERTKHRRKQKTPKKFTGEQPSISGTFGLKGLAKAEDKARVHRSKKQEGPVPEDVRKKVLATTTTVCKEVVNPAAYPAPGGPEEQWQRAIHERGEAICPTCNVVTRKTLVGLKKHMEVCQKLQEALKCQHCRKQFKSKAGLNYHTMAEHSAKPTDAEASERGEQEERERLRKVLKQMGRLRCPQEGCGAAFSSLMGYQYHQRRCGKPPCEIDSPSFPCAHCGKTYRSKAGHDYHVRSEHTVPPSEESTDKTPEAEDLLGVERTPSGRIRRTSAQVAVFHLQEIAEDELAHDWTKRRMKDDLVPETARLNYTRPGLPTLNPQLLEAWKNEVKEKGHVNCPNDCCEAIYSSVSGLKAHLASCSKGDHLVGKYRCLLCPKEFSSESGVKYHILKTHAENWFRTSTDPPPRHKGQDSLMPRREKKSLAGGKKRGRKPKERSPEESVSKLTPRRDDWTPGARDKGARGCTGRKAGAGKAPEK from the exons ATGAACCAGTGGAAAGATGAATTCAAGGCACACTCAAGGGTGAAGTGTCCAAACTCAGGGTGCTGGCTGGAGTTCCCCAGCATCTACGGGCTCAAGTACCATTACCAGCGGTGCCAAGGG GGCGCCATTTCAGATAGGCTGGCCTTTCCTTGCCCTTTCTGCGAGGCCGCATTCACCTCCAAGACCCAGCTGGAGAAGCACCGGATTTGGAATCACATGGACCGTCCCCTGCCTGCCCCCAAGCCTGGTCCAGTCAACAGGCCGGTTACCATCAGCCGGCCTGTTGGGGTCAGCAAGCCCATTGGAGTAAGCAAACCTGTCACAATTGGCAAGCCAGTGGGAGTCAGCAAGCCCATTGGCATCAGCAAGCCAGTCACAGTCAGCAGACCTGTGCCGGTCACCAAGCCTGTGCCGGTTACTAGACCCATGCCGGTCACCAAGCCTGTTACAGTCAGCAGACCTGTGCCAGTCACTAGGCCTGTGCCAGTCACCAAGCCCATCCCAGTCACCAAACCTGTGCCAGTCACCAAGCCCATGCCAGTCACAAAacttgtgacagttacaaaaccTGTGCCGGTCACCAAGCCAGTGCCGGTCAGCAGGCCAATTGTGGTCAGCAAGCCAGTGCCGGTCAGCAGGCCCGTTGCCATCAGCAGACACACACCGCCCTGCAAAATGATACTACTGACCAAGTCTGAGAACAAAGCGCCTCGTGCTGCAGGGAAGAGCAGCGGTAAGAAAAG GGCTGCAGATGGCCTGGACACTTGTCCCATCTTGCCCAAGCAGGCGAGGCCAGAGAATGGAGAGTATGGCCCATCTACCATGGGCCAGAGCGCAACCTTCCAGCTGAGTACAGATCCCAGCAACAGCTCCCTGCTGCCAGGCAGCAGGCCCTCAGTGGGCAAGGAGATGCTGCGCCCTACAAGTCATATGTCCCTACCTGAGGAGGACCCAGAGCGTACAAAGCACA gaaggaaacagaaaacacccAAGAAGTTTACAGGGGAGCAGCCATCCATCTCAGGGACATTTGGGCTAAAAG GCCTGGCCAAAGCGGAGGACAAGGCCCGAGTTCACCGCTCCAAGAAGCAGGAAGGGCCAGTCCCGGAGGATGTGCGGAAGAAGGTGCTGGCCACTACCACCACTGTCTGCAAAGAGGTGGTGAATCCTGCAGCCTATCCAGCCCCAG GTGGCCCTGAGGAGCAGTGGCAGCGAGCTATCCATGAACGGGGGGAGGCTATCTGCCCCACCTGCAATGTGGTTACCCGGAAGACTCTTGTGGGGCTCAAGAAGCACATGGAGGTGTGTCAGAAG CTGCAGGAGGCGCTCAAGTGCCAGCATTGCCGAAAGCAGTtcaagtccaaggctggcctcaactaCCACACCATGGCAGAGCACAGTGCCAAG CCCACTGATGCTGAGGCCTCTGAGAGAGGGGAGCAGGAGGAGCGAGAGCGGCTACGCAAGGTGCTGAAGCAGATGGGGCGGCTGCGCTGCCCCCAAGAG GGCTGTGGGGCTGCTTTCTCCAGCCTCATGGGCTATCAGTACCACCAGCGGCGCTGCGGGAAGCCACCCTGTGAAATAGACAGCCCCTCCTTTCCCTGTGCCCACTGCGGTAAGACTTACCGTTCCAAGGCTGGCCATGACTACCATGTGCGCTCAGAGCACACAGTCCCG ccCTCCGAGGAGTCCACAGACAAGACCCCCGAAGCTGAGGACCTGCTGGGTGTGGAGCGGACCCCAAGTGGTCGCATTCGCCGCACATCGGCCCAGGTTGCTGTGTTCCACCTACAGGAGATCGCGGAGGACGAGCTGGCCCACGACTGGACCAAGCGGCGCATGAAGGATGACCTTGTGCCTGAGACTGCACGG CTCAACTACACTCGGCCAGGCCTCCCAACGCTCAACCCCCAGCTGCTGGAGGCATGGAAGAATGAAGTCAAGGAGAAGGGCCACGTGAACTGTCCCAATGAT TGCTGCGAAGCCATCTACTCCAGTGTGTCTGGCCTCAAAGCCCATCTTGCCAGCTGCAGCAAG GGGGACCACCTGGTGGGGAAGTACCGCTGCCTGCTATGCCCCAAAGAATTCAGCTCTGAAAGCGGCGTTAAATACCATATCCTCAAGACCCACGCGGAG AATTGGTTCCGGACCTCAACTGACCCACCACCCAGACATAAGGGCCAGGACTCCTTGATGcccaggagagagaagaaaagtctGGCAGGCGGGAAGAAGCGGGGCCGCAAGCCAAAGGAACGGTCCCCTGAGGAGTCTGTGTCCAAGCTAACCCCCCGTCGGGATGACTGGACCCCAGGAGCCAGAGACAAGGGGGCTCGGGGTTGTACTGGGCGGAAGGCTGGAGCCGGAAAGGCACCTGAAAAGTGA
- the Znf512b gene encoding zinc finger protein 512B isoform X4, which translates to MNQWKDEFKAHSRVKCPNSGCWLEFPSIYGLKYHYQRCQGVRGCGSGKRRPGGASGQRPPGPRPTPALPAQGAISDRLAFPCPFCEAAFTSKTQLEKHRIWNHMDRPLPAPKPGPVNRPVTISRPVGVSKPIGVSKPVTIGKPVGVSKPIGISKPVTVSRPVPVTKPVPVTRPMPVTKPVTVSRPVPVTRPVPVTKPIPVTKPVPVTKPMPVTKLVTVTKPVPVTKPVPVSRPIVVSKPVPVSRPVAISRHTPPCKMILLTKSENKAPRAAGKSSGKKRAADGLDTCPILPKQARPENGEYGPSTMGQSATFQLSTDPSNSSLLPGSRPSVGKEMLRPTSHMSLPEEDPERTKHRRKQKTPKKFTGEQPSISGTFGLKGLAKAEDKARVHRSKKQEGPVPEDVRKKVLATTTTVCKEVVNPAAYPAPGGPEEQWQRAIHERGEAICPTCNVVTRKTLVGLKKHMEVCQKLQEALKCQHCRKQFKSKAGLNYHTMAEHSAKPTDAEASERGEQEERERLRKVLKQMGRLRCPQEGCGAAFSSLMGYQYHQRRCGKPPCEIDSPSFPCAHCGKTYRSKAGHDYHVRSEHTVPPSEESTDKTPEAEDLLGVERTPSGRIRRTSAQVAVFHLQEIAEDELAHDWTKRRMKDDLVPETARLNYTRPGLPTLNPQLLEAWKNEVKEKGHVNCPNDCCEAIYSSVSGLKAHLASCSKGDHLVGKYRCLLCPKEFSSESGVKYHILKTHAENWFRTSTDPPPRHKGQDSLMPRREKKSLAGGKKRGRKPKERSPEESVSKLTPRRDDWTPGARDKGARGCTGRKAGAGKAPEK; encoded by the exons ATGAACCAGTGGAAAGATGAATTCAAGGCACACTCAAGGGTGAAGTGTCCAAACTCAGGGTGCTGGCTGGAGTTCCCCAGCATCTACGGGCTCAAGTACCATTACCAGCGGTGCCAAGGGGTAAGGGGCTGCGGGTCAGGGAAGAGGAGGCCTGGGGGTGCATCTGGGCAGAGGCCCCCGGGGCCCCGTCCCACACCTGCCCTCCCTGCCCAGGGCGCCATTTCAGATAGGCTGGCCTTTCCTTGCCCTTTCTGCGAGGCCGCATTCACCTCCAAGACCCAGCTGGAGAAGCACCGGATTTGGAATCACATGGACCGTCCCCTGCCTGCCCCCAAGCCTGGTCCAGTCAACAGGCCGGTTACCATCAGCCGGCCTGTTGGGGTCAGCAAGCCCATTGGAGTAAGCAAACCTGTCACAATTGGCAAGCCAGTGGGAGTCAGCAAGCCCATTGGCATCAGCAAGCCAGTCACAGTCAGCAGACCTGTGCCGGTCACCAAGCCTGTGCCGGTTACTAGACCCATGCCGGTCACCAAGCCTGTTACAGTCAGCAGACCTGTGCCAGTCACTAGGCCTGTGCCAGTCACCAAGCCCATCCCAGTCACCAAACCTGTGCCAGTCACCAAGCCCATGCCAGTCACAAAacttgtgacagttacaaaaccTGTGCCGGTCACCAAGCCAGTGCCGGTCAGCAGGCCAATTGTGGTCAGCAAGCCAGTGCCGGTCAGCAGGCCCGTTGCCATCAGCAGACACACACCGCCCTGCAAAATGATACTACTGACCAAGTCTGAGAACAAAGCGCCTCGTGCTGCAGGGAAGAGCAGCGGTAAGAAAAG GGCTGCAGATGGCCTGGACACTTGTCCCATCTTGCCCAAGCAGGCGAGGCCAGAGAATGGAGAGTATGGCCCATCTACCATGGGCCAGAGCGCAACCTTCCAGCTGAGTACAGATCCCAGCAACAGCTCCCTGCTGCCAGGCAGCAGGCCCTCAGTGGGCAAGGAGATGCTGCGCCCTACAAGTCATATGTCCCTACCTGAGGAGGACCCAGAGCGTACAAAGCACA gaaggaaacagaaaacacccAAGAAGTTTACAGGGGAGCAGCCATCCATCTCAGGGACATTTGGGCTAAAAG GCCTGGCCAAAGCGGAGGACAAGGCCCGAGTTCACCGCTCCAAGAAGCAGGAAGGGCCAGTCCCGGAGGATGTGCGGAAGAAGGTGCTGGCCACTACCACCACTGTCTGCAAAGAGGTGGTGAATCCTGCAGCCTATCCAGCCCCAG GTGGCCCTGAGGAGCAGTGGCAGCGAGCTATCCATGAACGGGGGGAGGCTATCTGCCCCACCTGCAATGTGGTTACCCGGAAGACTCTTGTGGGGCTCAAGAAGCACATGGAGGTGTGTCAGAAG CTGCAGGAGGCGCTCAAGTGCCAGCATTGCCGAAAGCAGTtcaagtccaaggctggcctcaactaCCACACCATGGCAGAGCACAGTGCCAAG CCCACTGATGCTGAGGCCTCTGAGAGAGGGGAGCAGGAGGAGCGAGAGCGGCTACGCAAGGTGCTGAAGCAGATGGGGCGGCTGCGCTGCCCCCAAGAG GGCTGTGGGGCTGCTTTCTCCAGCCTCATGGGCTATCAGTACCACCAGCGGCGCTGCGGGAAGCCACCCTGTGAAATAGACAGCCCCTCCTTTCCCTGTGCCCACTGCGGTAAGACTTACCGTTCCAAGGCTGGCCATGACTACCATGTGCGCTCAGAGCACACAGTCCCG ccCTCCGAGGAGTCCACAGACAAGACCCCCGAAGCTGAGGACCTGCTGGGTGTGGAGCGGACCCCAAGTGGTCGCATTCGCCGCACATCGGCCCAGGTTGCTGTGTTCCACCTACAGGAGATCGCGGAGGACGAGCTGGCCCACGACTGGACCAAGCGGCGCATGAAGGATGACCTTGTGCCTGAGACTGCACGG CTCAACTACACTCGGCCAGGCCTCCCAACGCTCAACCCCCAGCTGCTGGAGGCATGGAAGAATGAAGTCAAGGAGAAGGGCCACGTGAACTGTCCCAATGAT TGCTGCGAAGCCATCTACTCCAGTGTGTCTGGCCTCAAAGCCCATCTTGCCAGCTGCAGCAAG GGGGACCACCTGGTGGGGAAGTACCGCTGCCTGCTATGCCCCAAAGAATTCAGCTCTGAAAGCGGCGTTAAATACCATATCCTCAAGACCCACGCGGAG AATTGGTTCCGGACCTCAACTGACCCACCACCCAGACATAAGGGCCAGGACTCCTTGATGcccaggagagagaagaaaagtctGGCAGGCGGGAAGAAGCGGGGCCGCAAGCCAAAGGAACGGTCCCCTGAGGAGTCTGTGTCCAAGCTAACCCCCCGTCGGGATGACTGGACCCCAGGAGCCAGAGACAAGGGGGCTCGGGGTTGTACTGGGCGGAAGGCTGGAGCCGGAAAGGCACCTGAAAAGTGA